One window of the Dreissena polymorpha isolate Duluth1 chromosome 5, UMN_Dpol_1.0, whole genome shotgun sequence genome contains the following:
- the LOC127881186 gene encoding heat shock 70 kDa protein 12A-like: protein MVLVVASLDFGTTYSGWAYSFTHEFQQDPTQIKSKHWNADQFMSNKAPTCVLINSDGKTVDAFGYEAEDKYAKLAQKNEHKDWYYFKHFKMKLFESEGLRTNDMLEDATGKPLSALTVFSSAIKYLHDDLFKTLQNGTGGSIFTEDIHWVLTVPAIWSDIAKKFMRRAALEAGIETGQLTIALEPEVASIFCRHSKMTRTATSSSVDISTFPPGTRYLVCDAGGGTVDITVHEITPDMRLKEIAKASGGAWGGTQVNLQFERLIDTIAGCSVINALKEEFMDDYCDLMATFELKKREFKDSSDVLFRYPSSMRKMVKKLTDASLEDQIERSIYKGKISRNRDKLCINYDVMISLFKTTIHNIIEHISTLICNHAERQIGHIVMVGGFSESPLLQRRVKEAFRGQHIIIPSEAGLAILKGAVIFGHNKQSIVSRIARFTYGNDCFTDFDESIHPISRLYIRKDNKKRCAGFFSKLVEVGQSIPVDYAAGSKKYYPIDDNTGYMAKICATKEKAPKFADDPGCFRVGKFYVDCEDREGNIGGAMISMYFGGTEIEVKASLLSTGEETSATFDLPD, encoded by the exons CGCCAACGTGTGTTCTTATAAATTCTGATGGGAAAACTGTAGACGCATTTGGGTATGAGGCTGAAGACAAGTATGCCAAACTGGCGCAAAAAAACGAACACAAGGATTGGTACTACTTTAAGCATTTCAAGATGAAACTATTCGAGAGTGAG GGTTTGAGGACAAATGACATGCTCGAGGATGCAACGGGCAAACCATTATCTGCACTTACCGTATTCTCGTCTGCCATCAAATATCTCCATGACGACTTGTTCAAGACGCTGCAGAATGGGACCGGTGGAAGCATTTTTACAGAAGACATTCACTGGGTGCTCACCGTTCCTGCAATATGGAGCGACATTGCCAAGAAGTTTATGAGACGCGCTGCGCTAGAG GCAGGTATTGAGACCGGCCAACTTACCATAGCGCTTGAACCAGAGGTGGCGTCAATATTCTGTCGTCATTCTAAAATGACCAGGACAGCAACCTCGTCCTCCGTTGACATATCGACGTTTCCACCTGGAACACGTTACCTTGTATGTGACGCAGGAG gtgGAACTGTAGATATCACTGTCCATGAAATTACTCCAGACATGCGTTTGAAAGAAATTGCAAAAGCCAGCGGTGGTGCCTGGGGAGGAACACAGGTCAATCTGCAGTTTGAACGATTGATTGATACGATAGCAG GTTGTAGCGTAATAAATGCGCTCAAAGAAGAATTCATGGACGACTATTGTGATCTTATGGCGACATTTGAGCTAAAAAAGAGAGAATTCAAGGATTCGTCAGACGTTTTGTTTCGTTATCCCTCTTCTATGAGGAAGATGGTTAAAAAACTGACGGATGCATCGTTGGAGGATCAAATTGAGAGATCAATTTATAAAGGCAAGATTTCACGAAATCGCGATAAACTTTGTATCAACTATGACGTCATGATATCATTGTTTAAGACGACAATTCATAATATAATTGAACACATATCTACCTTGATATGCAACCACGCTGAGAGGCAAATCGGACACATCGTGATGGTCGGGGGATTTTCTGAGTCACCGCTGTTGCAACGAAGAGTGAAAGAGGCTTTCAGAGGACAGCACATTATCATTCCTTCAGAGGCGGGTCTAGCGATTCTTAAAGGTGCTGTCATATTTGGACACAACAAGCAGAGTATCGTTTCAAGAATTGCGCGGTTTACTTATGGAAACGACTGTTTTACGGATTTTGATGAATCTATTCATCCGATTAGTAGGTTATATATAAGAAAAGACAACAAGAAACGTTGTGCAGGATTTTTTTCTAAGTTGGTAGAGGTAGGACAGTCTATTCCAGTGGATTACGCTGCAGGGTCCAAAAAGTATTACCCAATAGATGACAATACTGGTTACATGGCGAAGATTTGTGCCACCAAAGAGAAGGCACCGAAATTTGCAGATGACCCAGGATGTTTTCGTGTTGGTAAATTCTATGTAGATTGCGAGGATAGGGAAGGAAACATCGGAGGCGCTATGATTAGCATGTATTTTGGAGGGACTGAAATCGAAGTCAAAGCCTCTCTGTTGTCCACTGGTGAAGAAACGTCAGCCACGTTCGATCTTCCGGACTGA